Proteins co-encoded in one Prescottella sp. R16 genomic window:
- the xseA gene encoding exodeoxyribonuclease VII large subunit, which produces MTSPSSAEQPWPVRTVSTKVSQWIDRLGSVWVEGQLTQINARPGTRTAFLVLRDPSVDMSLSVTCSPQLLRDAPVPLTEGSRVVVFGKLSFYTGRGSVSLRVTEIRAVGVGELLARIERLRALLTAEGLFDPRLKRPLPFLPGTVGLITARASAAERDVISVAQRRWPAVRFEVRHATVQGPTAVPQIVAALEELDADPAVDVIVLARGGGSVEDLLPFSDETLCRAIVACTTPVVSAIGHEPDSPLSDHVADVRAATPTDAAKRVVPDAVAEQALVSELRERSAAALRNWVEREHHRVEQLRSRPVLADPLQSIDRRADEVERLRDAARRDVQRAIGAESTTVEHLRARLTTLGPAATLARGYAVVQKVLGDSKDAEPEVLRSVDDAPPGTQIRVRLADGAVRAAVMGREK; this is translated from the coding sequence GTGACGTCCCCCAGTTCCGCGGAGCAGCCGTGGCCGGTGCGGACGGTGTCGACGAAGGTGTCGCAGTGGATCGACCGGCTCGGCAGTGTGTGGGTCGAGGGGCAGCTCACGCAGATCAACGCCCGCCCCGGTACCCGGACCGCGTTTCTGGTGCTGCGGGACCCGTCGGTGGACATGTCGCTGTCGGTGACGTGCTCGCCGCAACTGCTGCGCGACGCGCCCGTCCCCCTCACCGAGGGCAGCCGCGTGGTCGTGTTCGGGAAGCTGTCGTTCTACACCGGACGCGGCAGCGTGTCGCTGCGGGTGACGGAGATCCGCGCGGTCGGTGTCGGTGAACTGCTGGCCCGTATCGAACGACTGCGGGCGCTGCTGACGGCCGAGGGCCTGTTCGATCCGCGCCTCAAGCGACCGCTGCCGTTCCTGCCCGGCACGGTCGGGCTGATCACGGCACGGGCGAGTGCCGCCGAGCGGGACGTGATCAGCGTCGCGCAACGACGGTGGCCCGCAGTGCGGTTCGAGGTGCGGCACGCCACCGTGCAGGGGCCGACGGCGGTGCCGCAGATCGTCGCGGCACTCGAGGAACTCGACGCCGACCCGGCCGTCGACGTGATCGTCCTGGCCCGCGGCGGCGGCAGCGTCGAGGACCTGCTGCCGTTCTCCGACGAAACCCTGTGCCGCGCGATCGTCGCGTGCACCACCCCGGTCGTGAGCGCGATCGGCCACGAGCCGGACAGCCCGCTCAGCGACCACGTCGCCGATGTGCGGGCCGCGACACCCACCGATGCCGCCAAGCGGGTGGTGCCCGACGCCGTCGCCGAGCAGGCCCTCGTGTCGGAGTTGCGGGAGCGCAGCGCGGCAGCACTGCGGAACTGGGTCGAACGGGAACATCACCGTGTCGAGCAGCTGCGCAGCCGGCCGGTACTCGCCGACCCGCTGCAATCGATCGACCGCCGCGCCGACGAGGTGGAGCGGCTGCGCGACGCCGCCCGCCGCGACGTACAGCGCGCGATCGGGGCCGAGTCGACCACCGTCGAACATCTGCGGGCCCGGTTGACGACACTCGGTCCGGCCGCGACCCTGGCACGCGGGTACGCCGTCGTGCAGAAGGTGCTCGGGGATTCGAAGGACGCCGAGCCGGAGGTGCTGCGG